TCTTCGGCGCCTGCGGTTCGGGCGCGTTCTCGGTGGTCAGCTTCCTGGGCGGGTCGGCGATCCGCTCGGTCCCGTGGAAGTCCTTCAGGTCCAAGGTGAGCGGGAGGAGAGAGGCCAGGTCGCGGGCGGCGGGGCTGTCGGTCAGGGTCGCCTCGACCTCTCGGCCGTCGATGGTGACGCGGATGTCCATCGAAGGGCTCCTGTCTGACCCGGACGGGCTCGCGGACGCCGAGGCCGGCGGTTCTCCGGACGCTGGGGCGGACGACGAGACGGAGGTGGTGGGGGCCTGCTCGGCGGACGAGTCGTCGGAGCAGACGGTCGCAGCCAGCAGCAGAAAGCCGGTGGCTGCGGTGGCGGTCAGGGCCCGGCGAAGGGTGAAGGTCATGGGGTGCCGTCCTGCGGGTCGGGCATGGGCTCGGCGTAGTGACGGAAGCCGTCACGGTCGGTGTGCAGGCCGTACAGCAGGTCGGCGAGGGCCTCGGGACTGGAGGTCGCGGAGTCGGGGCTGATCGCCCCGGGCACGATGAGCTGTGTGACGTGGATGCTCTCGGGAGCGAGGGCGGTGTGGAGCATCTGCGC
This window of the Streptomyces sp. 840.1 genome carries:
- a CDS encoding cyclophilin-like fold protein; the encoded protein is MTFTLRRALTATAATGFLLLAATVCSDDSSAEQAPTTSVSSSAPASGEPPASASASPSGSDRSPSMDIRVTIDGREVEATLTDSPAARDLASLLPLTLDLKDFHGTERIADPPRKLTTENAPEPQAPKTGDLTYYVPWGNLAIFYQDGPSASSDLLVLGHINADADQLSGADRITIEAAF